One stretch of Streptomyces zhihengii DNA includes these proteins:
- a CDS encoding DUF427 domain-containing protein gives MNTDGTPGGPQGMPRSGARPMESVWDYPRPPELAGDDRRVTVRAGSQVVADTRASLRVLETSHPPVFYVPRGDVRAELLRARPGRTHCEWKGTASYWDVVTDDIVVPGAAWSYEQPLGRYEALRGHLAFYPSALHCTVGGEEVVAQEGDFYGGWITSEIQGPFKGGPGTGGW, from the coding sequence ATGAACACTGACGGCACACCGGGCGGCCCCCAGGGCATGCCGCGGTCCGGCGCGCGGCCCATGGAGTCGGTGTGGGACTACCCCAGGCCCCCGGAACTGGCGGGGGACGACCGCCGCGTGACCGTCCGGGCGGGCTCCCAGGTCGTCGCGGACACCCGCGCGAGCCTGCGGGTCCTGGAGACCAGCCATCCGCCGGTGTTCTACGTGCCCCGCGGCGACGTCCGGGCGGAGCTGCTGCGCGCCCGGCCGGGCCGTACCCACTGCGAGTGGAAGGGCACGGCGTCCTACTGGGACGTCGTCACCGACGACATCGTGGTGCCCGGGGCCGCCTGGAGCTACGAGCAGCCCCTCGGCCGGTACGAGGCCCTCCGCGGCCACCTGGCCTTCTATCCCTCCGCACTGCACTGCACCGTCGGCGGTGAGGAGGTCGTCGCCCAGGAGGGGGACTTCTACGGCGGCTGGATCACCTCCGAGATCCAGGGTCCGTTCAAGGGCGGCCCCGGCACCGGCGGCTGGTGA
- a CDS encoding SGNH/GDSL hydrolase family protein translates to MTTRIACLGDSLTRAQFSVDYLELLGRRHPPGEVRPARLGVNGDFAYNLLQRLDAVVADPPEVITVLIGTNDARASLAGYPVEQAVKRKRLPGRPSAGWFQECLGAVVARLRAETDATIGLLSLPVLGQRLDGAAAQASHAYSRMIAEVAAGNGVACLPLHERQIEELRRADPPPIAYREVTPAEVVGVLAQHKVLRRSLDTISRRRGLVLTTDQIHQNSRGAALIAEVIDAGLLARSG, encoded by the coding sequence GTGACGACACGTATCGCGTGCCTCGGCGACAGCCTCACCCGCGCGCAGTTCAGCGTCGACTACCTGGAACTTCTCGGACGACGCCACCCTCCCGGCGAGGTGCGGCCCGCCCGCCTCGGCGTCAACGGCGACTTCGCCTACAACCTCCTGCAACGCCTCGACGCCGTGGTCGCCGACCCGCCCGAGGTGATCACCGTGCTGATCGGGACCAACGACGCCCGAGCGAGCCTCGCCGGCTACCCCGTCGAGCAGGCCGTGAAGCGCAAACGGCTCCCCGGCCGCCCGTCGGCCGGCTGGTTCCAGGAGTGCCTGGGAGCCGTCGTCGCACGGCTGCGGGCGGAGACCGACGCGACGATCGGTCTGCTGTCGCTGCCGGTACTCGGCCAGCGACTCGACGGAGCGGCGGCGCAGGCGTCCCACGCGTACAGCCGGATGATCGCCGAGGTCGCCGCCGGCAACGGGGTGGCCTGCCTTCCGCTCCACGAACGCCAGATCGAGGAACTGCGCCGGGCGGACCCGCCGCCGATCGCGTACCGGGAGGTGACCCCCGCGGAGGTCGTCGGCGTCCTCGCCCAGCACAAGGTGCTCCGCCGCAGCCTCGACACGATCTCGCGGCGGCGAGGTCTCGTGCTCACGACCGACCAGATCCACCAGAACAGCCGCGGCGCGGCGCTGATCGCCGAGGTCATCGACGCCGGTCTGCTCGCCCGGAGCGGCTAG
- a CDS encoding DM13 domain-containing protein encodes MDDGRHRRRRSWAVALSGAIALAGVGLYWFQPWKLWQDETVREALPGTAPAADEPSDATGSATAPPPSPRTVAEGRLISHEHETSGTVRLIRLPDGSHTIRLENLDTSNGPDLRVLLTDARVVEGRAGWHVFDDGAHVSLGKLKGNKGDQNYPVPPTVDPADFSSLAIWCDRFDVSFGAAELTEPA; translated from the coding sequence ATGGACGACGGGCGGCATCGAAGGCGCAGGTCCTGGGCCGTGGCACTGTCCGGGGCGATCGCCCTCGCGGGAGTGGGGCTGTACTGGTTCCAGCCGTGGAAGCTCTGGCAGGACGAGACGGTGCGGGAGGCGCTGCCGGGCACCGCGCCCGCCGCGGACGAGCCGTCCGACGCCACCGGGTCCGCCACCGCTCCCCCGCCGTCACCGCGAACGGTGGCCGAGGGCCGGCTCATCAGCCACGAGCACGAGACCTCGGGAACGGTGCGCCTCATCCGGCTGCCGGACGGCAGCCACACCATCCGCCTGGAGAACCTCGACACCAGCAACGGCCCGGACCTGCGCGTCTTGCTGACCGACGCGCGGGTCGTGGAGGGCCGCGCGGGCTGGCACGTGTTCGACGACGGCGCCCATGTGAGCCTCGGCAAGCTGAAGGGCAACAAGGGCGACCAGAACTACCCCGTACCCCCGACGGTGGACCCGGCCGACTTCTCCAGCCTCGCCATCTGGTGCGACCGCTTCGACGTGTCCTTCGGCGCGGCCGAACTGACCGAGCCGGCCTGA